A single region of the Nicotiana sylvestris chromosome 6, ASM39365v2, whole genome shotgun sequence genome encodes:
- the LOC138870896 gene encoding uncharacterized protein — MKQDEDHRERIDRNGKTQFKRNWLHLKNRSLYGLKQPTPVQYDRLSKYFLKEGYKNDPICPCVFIKRSKSEFVIIVVYLIVYVDNLNIIGSSKELPKDVECLKKEFEMKYLAYLANNTQPDITFAGTIDMRLFYSNKSKLAMIGCADASYLSDPHKAQSQIGYLFTYGGTTISLRSMKQTIASTSSNHVGIVAIHEASHECIWLRSTTQHIQEMCDFPMKKYNPTTLYEDNDACIAQLKGGYIKGDQTKYF, encoded by the exons ATGAAACAAGATGAGGATCATAGAGAAAGGATTGACCGAAATGGAAAGACGCAATTCAAGAGGAATTGGCTTCACTTGAAAAAC AGATCCTTATATGGATTGAAGCAACCAACGCCGGTGCAGTACGATCGACTTAGCAAGTATTTTCTAAAGGAAGGGTATAAAAATGACCCCATTTGCCCTTGTGTCTTTATTAAGAGGTCTAAATCTGAATTTGTCATCATTGTTGTGTATCTTATTGTGTATGTTGATAACTTGAATATCATTGGCTCTTCTAAAGAGCTTCCAAAGGATGTAGagtgtttgaagaaagaatttgaaatgaaatatcTTG CGTATCTTGCTAATAACACCCAACCAGATATTACTTTTGCA GGAACTATAGACATGAGATTGTTTTATTCTAATAAATCCAAGTTAGCAATGATCGGCTGTGCAGATGCAAgttatttgtctgatccacataaAGCTCAATCTCAAATAGGCTATttgtttacatatggaggtacaaCTATATCATTGCGTTCAATGAAACAAACAATAGcttctacttcttcaaatcatgttGGGATAGTAGCAATCCATGAAGCTAGTCATGAATGTATTTGGTTGAGATCAACAACTCAGCATATTCAGGAAATGTGTGATTTTCCTATGAAAAAGTATAATCCAACTACACTATATGAAGATAATGATGCTTGCATTGCTCAactgaaaggaggatatatcaaaggagaccAAACAAAGTACTTTTGA